Proteins from one Oryza sativa Japonica Group chromosome 12, ASM3414082v1 genomic window:
- the LOC107277954 gene encoding uncharacterized protein, which translates to MISELNDDVLLHILCFLPSATDVARAAVLSQRWRRLWALAPELHFAVGPGSFADEQGKDREKFAVSRRRRGERYYFHDHHHEADVTPLRFGGWLRFAERHVKGSFALELPLVAPVAAAVAVAAARRAAWEKANITSMTDEGVVIFVEHVAPSANAEEEEEAAPEVVELPRSTRAEVMSLNLGYATVSVPATGAFRALTDFTLHHAVLDAGGGDDDDLRLGHLLSSSCCPRLRRLRLQQIGGLAALRLDAADTLEELRLVNLPDLRRLDVDAAGLRQLRLSGCSGSAEMEAMAISTPRLEDLACDGMVHPDRLRFAGAATVRRIKKLFLFTHGSGNDGDDANAAALWLLNNCVALDHLDVALFFAMVIYIYIYIYT; encoded by the exons ATGATCAGCGAGCTCAACGACGACGTGCTGCTTCACATCCTCTGCTTCCTGCCGTCAGCTACCGACGTGGCGCGGGCCGCCGTGCTGTCGCAGCGGTGGCGCCGCCTCTGGGCGCTCGCCCCGGAGCTCCACTTCGCCGTCGGGCCGGGCTCCTTCGCAGATGAGCAAGGCAAGGACCGGGAGAAGTTCGCCGTCTCTCGTC GACGTCGGGGAGAGAGGTACTACTTCCACGACCACCACCATGAGGCCGACGTCACGCCGCTGCGCTTCGGCGGGTGGCTCCGCTTCGCCGAGCGCCACGTGAAGGGGAGCTTCGCCCTCGAGCTGCCGCTGGTGGcgcccgtggcggcggcggtggcggtggcggcggcgaggagagcggcgtggGAGAAGGCCAACATCACCTCGATGACGGACGAAGGGGTGGTGATCTTCGTCGAGCATGTCGCGCCGTCGGCGAAcgctgaggaagaagaagaggcggCACCGGAGGTCGTCGAGCTACCTCGGTCGACGAGAGCGGAGGTGATGAGCCTTAACCTCGGATACGCCACCGTCAGCGTCCCGGCCACCGGCGCCTTCCGCGCGCTCACCGACTTCACGCTCCATCACGCGgtgctcgacgccggcggcggcgacgacgacgacctccgcctcggCCACCTGCTCTCGTCCTCCTGCTGCCCGCGGCTGCGAAGGCTACGGCTCCAGCAAATCGGTggcctcgccgcgctccgcctcgACGCGGCCGACACGCTCGAGGAGCTCCGGCTGGTGAACCTCCCCGACCTGCGGCGGCTGGACGTGGACGCCGCCGGCCTCCGGCAGCTCCGGCTCTCCGGCTGCTCCGGCTCTGCGGAGATGGAGGCGATGGCGATCTCGACGCCCAGGCTGGAGGACCTCGCGTGCGACGGCATGGTGCACCCTGACCGCCTGCGGTTCGCCGGCGCGGCGACCGTCCGGCGTATCAAGAAGCTCTTCCTCTTCACGCACGGCTccggcaacgacggcgacgacgccaacgccgccgccttgTGGCTTCTCAACAACTGCGTCGCGCTGGATCATCTCGACGTGGCCTTATTTTTCGCCATGgtaatctatatctatatctatatctatacctaa